AACCTCCAGCCTCATACCATCCCGTGGGCCTGTGTCTCCATCTGTCTCCTTCCAGCCCCTGGCCCGTTCCACCCCCAGGGCAAGCCGCTTGCCTGGACATGCAGGGTCAGTTGTATCTActggcacctcctcctcctcctcctcctcatcccctgGCTTGGCCTCTGCAGGGGCTGCAGAGGGTGACCAGGGTGCAGAGAGTGACCAGGCTGAGCCTATCATCTGCTCCAGTGGGGCAGAGGCACCTGCCAACTCTCTGCCCTCCAAAGTGCCTACCACCTTGATGCCTGTGAACACAGTGGCCCCGAAAGTGCCTGCCAACCCAGCATCTGCCAGCACAGTGCCCTCCAAGTTGCCAACTAGCTCAAAGCCCCCTGGTGCAGTGCCTTCTGTGTTCACCAATCCAGCACCATCCAAATTGCCCATCAACTCAACCCGTGCTGGCATGGTGCCATCCAAAGTGCCTACTAGCATGGTGCGCACCAAGGTGTCTGCCAGCACAGTCCCCACTGACAGGAGCAGCAGAACTGAGGTAAGTCCTTGCCCCTCCTGGCAGGGATCCACGCCCCTTCCCCCGGGAGAGCTTGCCCACCTGGCCCCAGCCTTGGCCCCTTCCCAGTCTGCAttgtctccagcctgggctgctcTATGGCCTCTCCTTGCAGGTATACAGAACCAGCCTCATGTAGGCCCCACACCATGTTCTCCAGGAGGAACAGTCATTAGAGCTCCTAAGTCTGGACATCTCAGGAGGGTCAGCCACAGGGGGCACCCACTGGTCAGGTGCATAAGTTCATTTAAGTCTCGTAGCTCCTAGTGAAGCCGAACAGTGCCATTTAGAATATATGGAAGCAGTGAGGGGGACAGCACAGTGGCCCATCTGCCTCTTGCCTTGCTCTTCGCCACCAGGATGCCCGGCGTGCCCCTCCATGGCCAGGCTTTACAGAACGCAGTCCCACCTGAGCAGCCACTATGACCCAGTAGCCCCCCATCGTTGCCTGCTCCAAGCCTCACATCTGACTCTAGCTGTGGCTGTCTGCTGGGAGGAGCCAAGTCCATATGGCCCTATGGGCACATGGCCAGGCCTCTGACCCTGTGGCTGCTCTCTAGTTCTCAGGCCCAGGCGGGATGTCAGTGCAGGATGGGGCCCCACCCTACCAAGGGCTTCCAGGTGGGCATGAGCTCACAGGCAGGCCAGGGAATAGGGAAAGGCTGCCCTGGAGGAGGCCACCATTGATGCAGGTCCTTGGTCCCCTCTTCCCCCACTGCTCCAAGAAAAGGTGGCCTAGGGGCATTATGGACTGGGAATTGAGGGGTTGGAGTGCTATTTCATGCCCTGGCCTGGGAATGGCACCGCCCCACTAGGCTCGTCTCCCTGCCAACCCCAGTCCCTTCCAGtgctctcctttctttcccaggAGACCTCAGCAGCTCCAACACCTGCAGGCGCCACTGGAGGCCGCTCAGCCTGGCTAGACAGCAGCTCTGAGAATGGGGGCTTTGAGTCGGAGCTGAGTAAGCCTGGCATACTGGTATCCCAGGCAGACAGCCAGTTCTCAGGCTGCTCTGAGGATCTTGCCATCAGTGCCAGCACCTCCTTGGGCATGGGGCCCTGCCATGGCCCAGAGGAGAATGAGTACAAGTCCGAGGGCACCTTTGGGATCCACGTGGCTGAGAACCCCAGCATCCAGCTCATGGAGGGCAACCCTGGGCCACCTGCGGACCCGCAGGGTGGCCCCAGGCCACACATCGACCAGAAGTTCCAGGAGAGGGAGGTGCCACGCCACAGGCCCTCACCTGGGGCTCTGTGGCTCCAGGCGGCTGTGGCAGGGGTGCTGGTAGTCACACTCCTGGTGGCGATGTACCGGCGGCGCCTGCACTAGTGAAGCCCTGGGCCCTTCCCACCACTCATCTGCTCCATTCCTGCAGTACAACTTGCCCCTCTCCGAAGCCCCTTGTCCCTTTCTTGGGGATGGTGGAGGCTGGGTCAGAGGGAGCTAAGGGACTGCAGGCCTGCCTGCAGCACGTGCTTTGGCTGAACCAAGTCCTTAGAGCAGCATCTCTGTTCCCACTGTGCCCTGTGTGAGTCCCCGTCCTTGGCTTTCTGGGTCCTGGGCTGCCCCCAGTGCTCCAGACCTTCCCCACTGGAAATCCAGGTTATCATCCATGTCCTCCAGAGGAGCTTCCTCCTCCAGGCCTCAGCCCCGTTGGCCCAGGTGGATCAGGAGGGATCACTGGAGCACACGGTGCTCGGGAATGCTTCTCCTGTTGCACTGGTCCCCGAAGGCCTCAGGGCGGGTGTGTGGGCGACTCCACAAGACCTGGCTCCCACCCTGGCAGCCCAGCCTGAGACCATTGCACTGAGGCAGCAGGAGCGGCAGGGTGGCTGCTCTCCAGGAGCCCAACTGCCTTGGGTTCCTGCCCCACTGGGTCCCCTCCCCTGCTGGGCAATCCTGGGAAGGTCTGGAGGTTCCTGTGGATCTCAGAGAAGCCAGGGGCAGGTGCCAGGCCTGAGGAAGACCTCTGGAGCTCCTCTCTagcctcctctttccctcccctctggTCTTCATTCTCTTCAGCTCCCTACGTGGGCTGGGGAGGAGACACCTGGCgggcagagctcaggcagagGTTTGGATTTCAGCTCCCTCACTTCCTGGGCTGTGTGGCTTTGGCGGATGTCAGACTTCTGGTTTTGCTTCTCCACGTGGACAGTGAGTATCTGGCTCATTCTTCACTGGGTGGTTCTGAGATTGAACCTACAGGTGTTTGCCaagtgcctggcccagagcaaGTAGCCACTAACTGCTTCTCCCACCTCTCTCCTGCCCAACCTAGTAGAGCTGAGGGCATGAGAGGCAGAGTGCACAGTGGTCCAGGGTGCAGCTCTGCAGCACAGGCAGCCTAGGCCTGCATCCTGCCCTGCCTctcaccagctctgtgaccttgggcaagggaTTTATCtgtctgtgccttagttttctcacctgtaaaaggatgatgagtatatatatgtatttcccagtgttgtgaggattaaaggagtttATCGATGTAGATTTTAGGATGAGTCCTGGCATTTACCAAGGGTTGGAATTGTGTTATTATCACTATTAAGTGTtgaggggccaggcgtggtgggcaACAGggccccatctccacaaaaaagtttaaaaaattagccaggtgtgctggtgcatctgtcgtcttagctacttgggaggctgaggtgggaggatcacttgagcccagaagcttgaagctgcagtgagctaggatcgtgccaccacactccaacctgggtgacagagtgagaccctgtctcaagaaaaaaaaaaaaaaaaaaaaatgcagagaaacagGAGCCTTGGCTACTCCTTTAGAGGCAGACTTAGACCCTCCTGCCTCACAGCTTTATCTTTGTATTTGCCCCTTACTTTATCTTGTGCCTTGAGAAATTGCTGGGGAGAGAGGTGTGTCCACTGGGCAGCCGTACATGGTGGAGGCTCTAGGGTGTTTCCACTCCCAGCAGCCAGGTTCCCCCATCCCAAGTTCACCCACTGGTGGGGAGATTAGCTACAATAACACCAGAAACACATTGGAGTAGATGGAGGGTATCCTTGTGGGTTATTTTCAGGCAGCCATTGCTGGACAAGGCACAGGAGCCACCTCCATTTCTGAGCTCTGCAAGGGACAAGAACTAGAGCCATCGGGGGTGGGGCTCACTCTGGCCCCTCCCCAAGCTGTCAGCCTCCAGGCATCTACACTCTGCCTTGGCTGCTACATCCTTTTCACTCCACTGCCCTAGGAGAGTTCAGCAACCTAATGACCTCTATCTCTGAACATCTCTTCGTCCCATGCTCCAAGTCCAGCAACCTACACCATGAAACCAGGAGTGGACCCTACCCAAGCTGTCTGTACTACTCCCCATCCCTCACCACCAATCTTAAAAAGCCCTCTGTCCCCCCACCCTAAACCCCAGTTATGTACCCATGCTGGGCAGGTCAGTTAACAATTTATGTACAAGTACTAGTTTTAGTGTATTACCGTCACAGCGTAGCTTTGAAAAAAGCATTTCGAAAAGGCAACatgggccgagcacggtggctcacgcctgtaatcccagcactttgggaggccgaggtgggcggattgcctgaggttgggaattcaagactagcctggccaacatggtgaaaccccgtctctactaaaaatacgaaaattagccaggtgtggtagcacgtgtctgtaatcccagctactagggaggctgagccacgAGAATTGCATGATctcaggatgcagaggttgcactgagccgaaattgtgccactgcactccagcctgggtgacagagtggtactctttcaaaaaaaaaaaaaaggcaatatgtAGCCGCGAAGACTGTTGCCCAAGTGGTAGAATTTTAGCACAGTAGGAGCCtaggtaaaaaatacaaaaagtaacagggcatggtggcactcatctatagtcctagctacgtgggaggctgaggtgggaagatcacttgagcccgtcaggaggcggaggttgcagtgagctgagattgcagcactgcactccagcctgggtgatagagtgagactctgtctcaaaaaaaaaaaaaaaaaaaaagttttagcacAGTAACCAGCCATTATGGGAGATACCCTGGGTAAGGCATGTAGAAAGGGTTGAGGGAccttcccagccctgcctcccatgtttttgtttttttgtttttgtttttgtttttagagaatcACCCAGCCTAGGGcgaagtggtgcaatcataactcactgcatcctcaaactcctgggcttgagcgatcctcctgcctcagtcttctgagtaactaggacttcaggtgcatgccaccatgtctggctaattaaatttttttttcttttttttgagatggagtctcactccatcgcccaggctggagtgcagtggtgcgatctcggctcactgcgacctctgcctcccgggttaatgccattttcctgccttagcctcctgagtagctgggactacaggtgccagccatcacgcccggctaatttttttgtatttgtagtagagacggggtttcaccgtgttagccaggatggtctcgatctcctgaccttgcgatccacctgcctcggcctcccagagtgctgggattacaggtgtgagccactgcgccgagccaaattaatttttttgtagagatcaggtcatgctgttatgttgcccaggttggcctcacaTGAgatcttgccttagcctcccaaagtgctgggattacagatgtgagacactgcacccgacccccaccaattctttttttttcttttttttgagacagtcttactccgttgcccaggctgctggagtgcagtgggatgatcttggctcactgcaacctctgcctcccgggttcaagcaattctcctgcctcagcctcctgagtagctgggattacaaaggcctgccaccacacctgactaatttttgtatttttagtagagatggggtttctccatgttggccaggctgttcttgaactcctgacctcaagtgctccacccgctttggcctcccaaagtgctgggattacaggcatgagccactgcgcctggccgaccCCAGCACCTTTCAAATGATGCCGCCCAAAAGCCGTGACTTGGCCTACTTTGAACAGCGACCTTGCTGCTGTTGTCAACCCGAAGGCCTCTCAAATGCCAGCTTCAAGCAGGGTGTGAACTGGCCAGTGTCAAATCTCAGGAGTCCTGTGTTGGGAGTGTAGCTTTCAGCTGCGGGGAGCTGCACTTAGTGGGGAAAGCCAGGCAGGTCACCCTCACAGCCGGATAATGTGGAGGTCAGAACCCAAGGGAGGGAGTGAGACCTCCACCCCCAGTGGGGGACTTGGCCACCCATCCTTGGGGACCTGAGAAAGCATACTTCACCTTGGGGTGAAGGCTGGGTGGGGCCAGAGGGACTGGTGCCCTCCTCAGTGCTTAGGGGCAGAGCCACCTGCAGCAATGGTATCTTCATATTAGCCCCTCTCCACCTTTTTTCTCCTGCTGAATCATTTCCCTCAAAGCCCAAGACCTGTCACTGCTTCTCTCCCCCTGGGAAGAATGTGTGGACTCTGCCTGGTGACAGACTGAAGCCAGAACAGTGCCACACCCTCACCTTAATTCCTTGCTAGATATTCTCAGATTTATGAGACTTTAGTCAAAGATGAgggaggctggatgtggtggctcatgcctgtaatcccagcactttgggaagtcaaggtgggagg
This genomic interval from Theropithecus gelada isolate Dixy chromosome 10, Tgel_1.0, whole genome shotgun sequence contains the following:
- the MAVS gene encoding mitochondrial antiviral-signaling protein isoform X1, with translation MPFAEDKTYKYICRNFSNFCNVDVVEILPYLPCLTARDQDRLRATCTLSGNRDTLWHLFNTLQRRPGWVESFIAALRDCELADLADEVACVYQSYQPRTLDRPPDPLEPPSLPAEGPGPPTPAAAHSIPYNGYREKEPSYPMPVQETQAPDSPGESSEQAPQTLNPRVIPRSPDGGPLEPSSDLAALSPLTSSGHQEQDTELGSTHTAGATSSLIPSRGPVSPSVSFQPLARSTPRASRLPGHAGSVVSTGTSSSSSSSSPGLASAGAAEGDQGAESDQAEPIICSSGAEAPANSLPSKVPTTLMPVNTVAPKVPANPASASTVPSKLPTSSKPPGAVPSVFTNPAPSKLPINSTRAGMVPSKVPTSMVRTKVSASTVPTDRSSRTEETSAAPTPAGATGGRSAWLDSSSENGGFESELSKPGILVSQADSQFSGCSEDLAISASTSLGMGPCHGPEENEYKSEGTFGIHVAENPSIQLMEGNPGPPADPQGGPRPHIDQKFQEREVPRHRPSPGALWLQAAVAGVLVVTLLVAMYRRRLH
- the MAVS gene encoding mitochondrial antiviral-signaling protein isoform X2 encodes the protein MPVQETQAPDSPGESSEQAPQTLNPRVIPRSPDGGPLEPSSDLAALSPLTSSGHQEQDTELGSTHTAGATSSLIPSRGPVSPSVSFQPLARSTPRASRLPGHAGSVVSTGTSSSSSSSSPGLASAGAAEGDQGAESDQAEPIICSSGAEAPANSLPSKVPTTLMPVNTVAPKVPANPASASTVPSKLPTSSKPPGAVPSVFTNPAPSKLPINSTRAGMVPSKVPTSMVRTKVSASTVPTDRSSRTEETSAAPTPAGATGGRSAWLDSSSENGGFESELSKPGILVSQADSQFSGCSEDLAISASTSLGMGPCHGPEENEYKSEGTFGIHVAENPSIQLMEGNPGPPADPQGGPRPHIDQKFQEREVPRHRPSPGALWLQAAVAGVLVVTLLVAMYRRRLH